A window of Candidatus Tanganyikabacteria bacterium contains these coding sequences:
- a CDS encoding S8 family serine peptidase, which yields MVSLVALSLAACVKPVAPTGPGPASLVSNGAANAAPTPQELELILKQTESKGLKAEESLRLPASEHAASPGEVVVRFKDGKTHDLPGATKLRDVGIPGMAVYKTDSGAYDAATLAAWQADSRLLYAEPNYKLKTTAADGPDDPKMSRVWGYYQVRTHKLWLAGYKVSNPIKVGVVDTGVDYNHEDLSGVTVKGLNTVKNNRDPFDDHGHGTHVAGVIGAKENNSGIAGVAAGAQLYAVKALDATGEGPEEDIARGLMDAVNAGCKVVNMSLGGPLDVQALRDAVAEATRRGTLVVVAAGNDGEDDEKHFPASYPDALAVGATMPDDSRAFFSNGGTFVDIAAPGVLIMSTLPDNEYDYLDGTSMAAPHVAGAAALLWSRHPELSVSQVRNLLTSSALPTKGWTKSTVGMVNVRAAFEKLEGKKIGPPDYNGGGSATPPPGPIYTPPPAPPLTQWFQALATAFDLYATEENVRAFMNEVSEYEKNGTLGPGSGQAAAVRDLQRALAKFNYPVTVSGTFDEATGQAVLAYKKANGLHQSYRKGDGYYAVNEYIDPGTFNSMMAKLFSAAVAARQVKPQ from the coding sequence CCGCAGGAGCTGGAGCTGATCCTGAAGCAGACCGAGAGCAAGGGGCTCAAGGCCGAAGAGAGCTTGCGGCTGCCGGCTTCCGAGCACGCCGCGTCGCCTGGCGAGGTGGTCGTGCGCTTCAAGGACGGCAAGACCCACGACCTGCCCGGGGCTACAAAGTTACGGGACGTCGGGATCCCGGGCATGGCGGTCTACAAGACCGACAGCGGCGCCTACGACGCGGCGACCCTCGCGGCCTGGCAGGCCGATTCCCGCCTCCTCTACGCCGAGCCCAACTACAAGCTGAAGACCACCGCGGCCGACGGCCCCGACGATCCCAAGATGTCGCGCGTCTGGGGCTACTACCAGGTGCGGACCCACAAGCTCTGGCTGGCCGGCTACAAGGTCTCGAATCCCATCAAGGTCGGCGTCGTGGACACCGGCGTGGACTACAACCACGAGGATCTGTCCGGCGTCACGGTCAAGGGCCTCAACACCGTCAAGAACAACCGCGATCCGTTCGACGACCACGGCCACGGCACGCACGTGGCGGGCGTCATCGGCGCCAAGGAGAACAACTCCGGCATCGCCGGCGTGGCCGCCGGCGCGCAGCTTTACGCCGTGAAGGCCCTGGACGCCACCGGCGAGGGCCCCGAGGAAGACATCGCCCGCGGGCTGATGGACGCGGTCAACGCCGGCTGCAAGGTCGTCAACATGTCGCTGGGCGGGCCGCTGGACGTGCAGGCCCTGCGCGACGCGGTGGCCGAGGCCACCCGCCGCGGCACCTTGGTCGTGGTCGCGGCCGGCAACGACGGCGAGGACGACGAGAAGCACTTCCCGGCATCGTATCCCGACGCCCTGGCGGTGGGCGCCACCATGCCCGACGACTCGCGGGCCTTCTTCTCCAACGGCGGCACGTTCGTGGACATCGCCGCCCCGGGCGTCCTGATCATGTCCACGCTGCCGGACAACGAGTACGACTACCTGGATGGCACCAGCATGGCCGCGCCCCACGTCGCGGGCGCCGCGGCCCTGCTCTGGAGCCGCCATCCCGAACTCTCGGTCTCCCAGGTCCGCAACCTGCTGACCAGCAGCGCCCTGCCCACCAAGGGCTGGACGAAGAGCACCGTCGGCATGGTCAACGTCCGCGCCGCCTTCGAGAAGCTCGAGGGCAAGAAGATCGGCCCGCCCGACTACAACGGCGGCGGCAGCGCCACGCCTCCTCCCGGCCCGATCTACACGCCGCCGCCCGCGCCGCCGCTGACGCAATGGTTCCAGGCCCTGGCCACCGCGTTCGATCTCTACGCCACCGAGGAGAACGTCCGGGCGTTCATGAACGAGGTCTCCGAGTACGAGAAGAACGGCACGCTCGGGCCCGGATCGGGGCAGGCCGCCGCGGTCCGCGACCTCCAGCGCGCCCTGGCGAAGTTCAACTACCCCGTGACGGTGTCGGGCACGTTCGACGAGGCCACCGGACAGGCCGTGCTGGCGTACAAGAAGGCCAACGGCCTGCACCAGAGCTATCGCAAGGGTGACGGGTACTACGCGGTCAACGAGTACATCGACCCGGGCACGTTCAACTCGATGATGGCGAAGCTCTTCTCGGCCGCCGTCGCGGCGCGGCAAGTCAAGCCGCAGTAG